The Anolis carolinensis isolate JA03-04 chromosome 2, rAnoCar3.1.pri, whole genome shotgun sequence genome contains the following window.
ctgctccagcgggaaggtaacgccgctccatgcagtcatcccacatgaccttggaggagtctatggacaacgccggctcttcagcttagaaatggagatgagcaccaacctccagagtcagccacgactggactaaatgtcagggggaaatctttacccttgaccttaactaccaccaattcctcaatactttatttcccataccaccatacttcgccacagcaacgcgtggccgggcacagctagtacattataaaacTTATAATTTGATCCATTTACccagaaaaggtaaaggtaaaggtaaatgtttcccctgacattaagtccagtcatgtctgactctgggggttggtgctcatctccatttctaagccgaagagccggcattgtctgtagacacctccaaggtcatgtggccggcataactgcatggagcgccgttaccttcctgctggagcagtacctattgatctactcacattgacatgttttcaaactgctaggttggcaggagctggagctaacaacggccgcaggagctggagctaacaacgaccactcccgccactcccggggtttgaacctgggacctttcggtctccagctgagtgctttaacgcacttcgccaccggggctcccatttATCCAGAACCTCATGCTTAAACCTTACTTCGGACCATGTCGATTTAAactattactcattaaaagcttgggcacataaccatgtctttacagcttttctaaagcccagaagtGTCAGGGCTTCCTggatgttgctagggagggtgttccacaactggggagccaccaccgagaaggccctgtccctcgttcccaccagccgtgcttgtgaggcaggtgggaccgagagcaggacctctccagatgatcttagggatctttaggatttctgggagttgaaggccaaaacatctgtggacccaaaggttgagaactacttatgtcaaagcaaatggAAGATACCATTTCGCTATCTGGAAATTCCATCCAGGATGTCAAGCTCAGGCAGGTGACTCACTTCGAAGCAACCCAAGAAGGCACGGGAAAGGACAGGCTGGCCCCAGAGCTTTTGAACTGTCAGGAGGAGCATTGAATTGCCTTTGACCCACACCCACTCAAGTCAAGGTGGATAATTATAGTTCTCAAGGACATCAAACTTGCTTTGATGTGTGAGGCAGAAAACTCCAACAGGTGCTCTCTCCCCTACCACTGGATATGAAGATACAACAAGTCAACATTAAAGACGTTACAAATTACTGACCTTTCATGACATCTAGTATTTATCACGTGAAGAAGCCACTTCATACTACCTAATATTAAGGACGACCCTAAACAATAAAAGGTTCACAGACACACACAACATGAACATGTTAAGCCTTCACATGACGCTACCCAGAAATACAATGGACGTGGGAACTCCCCATTTTTTGTTTATTGAACTTATTTCAACCATGGTGAAGCTGATATTTAAATGgtgtatttttattactattcttttgattctatttttgtttattaatatttcattaaTTTGGGAAAGTGAGCACTGTTTTGGTCCAGGTATGTAACTTactggaagagaagaaagagtggTCAATGGTCTGCAGAAGACGTTTGGACTTCTGCCTCAGAAGAATAGATTACTGAAGTTTAGAGAGTTTAGGAAAGTATCCGAAGTTTGACACTGTTTAGAAATTGGCTGTTGTTTTTAGGGGTGGATGGGGAGTGTTTgctgcagaaaaagaaaaaagcttaTTTGGGCAGGGATATGCCTTTCTGGGAGCGTGAATTTAAACACCTTTGCGGCATGATAAGGAAATGCAGTATTAACATACCAGTGTCCATAGCAGATAAGATGCACTGGGTGGGTAGCTTCTTTCTCTGTTTGGAAACACTCATTTTGCACTTAAGCATTAGATGTGCCAGATGAAGGAAAaactccttttatatatataaatatataaaataaagcatTGAAAATGGCAAGCCTAGAAGAAGACCATTCATACTCTGGAAATCCACAGCAGCCAGCAGCAAGCGCTGAGGAGTATGCAGTTCCAGGTAATAACTTGAATGATGGGAAGAGGGATGTTGAAAGTTAACCCATAGCTTTACTAGAATTGTCTGCACTCTGGTTCTCTCTGCTTTATAGCCCTTGCCCATGGTAAAACTGTGTTCCTCATTCAACTTCGGGGGGAAATGTATTTGGCATGTTTTGTGTATCTACAACAAGAacggggtgttgtgtggtttccaagctgtacggccgtgttctagcagcattttctcctcatgctttgcctgcatctgtggctggcatcttcagaggatctgatagtAGTAAAGCTTTACTACCATCAGATTCTCTGAAGATgtcagctacagatgcaggcgaaacaacAGGAGAAAATGATGTTAGAACAcgggtgattccggccatgaaagccttcgacaatatatacAAGAATCTCCAGGCACGGTTAAAAGGGTGGTAGCAGAAAAGATATTTTGAGGGCGGCATAAAAAGTGTGGCTGTCCATTCTTTTTGCTCCCCAAGTTGTTGCAGTGGGACTAAGGAGTCTCCAGTTCACATTGAGTTATGTTGGGCCAGTTTCTTCTTCTCAGGCAAAACAGGGTTCTTGTGAGGACGGCATGAGTGGACAGAGAAACATACTGGGAAGAATGGTAGGCTATAAACATACCATTGTTCAACGCTCTTCCATTTAGAACTGTCTGCCTATACTCAAAAGTTAAATATATGCACAAAAATGGGTGCAATACACTAGAGGGCAGTACTTGTCTTTCACCTTCCCATGCTGTCCTACCTGGACAGTCAATGCTAGTGTGTGCATTTGAATTGCAGCTGTTCTAGGATCACAACTAATCCATGGTAAAACTGAACatgagcatatatatatatatatatatatatatatatatatatatatatatatatatatatatatatatcatacatatatacacacacacacacacagtaacaAACCATAACCATCAGTCTatgctttaaaccaggggtcctcaaactttttaagtagggggccggtccacaatccttcagactgttgaggggccgaattatcatttgaaaaagaaatacgaacaaatccttatgcacactgcacatgtcttatttgtagtgcaaaacaacaacaacaacaatgaaagaacaataaaatatttaaaaatgaaaacaatattaaccaacataaacctatcaggatttcaatgggaagtgtgggcctgcttctggccaatgagatagtcaagttaattaggattgttgttgttgttgtgtgccttcaagtcatttcagactttgggcgagcctaagtctaaaattatttatttattcatttcctacatttatatcccgcccttctcaccccgaaggggattcagagcagctgtatgtacatacaatatattatattattagcatagcacaatattagcattatatattactatattgaactataccactatactgtaatattatatgtaatatataacatgtaattaatattattatatggtattattattagtattacattgtataacatgataatattatcaatatcttatgtatatataatatattatattattaaaactgatataaaatattatattataaatgagggcgggagccaggtaaatgaccttggagggccgcatccggcccccgggccttagtttggggacccctgctttaaaccttTAGCAAGGCTGGCATTTTTGCAGGTCATGCTGGGTGTGCTCAGATATTGAGTCTTCAAATGCAcaataatgcatttttaaaaaactgaagtgAAAGGAGGATCAGAGGAGAGATCAAACAAGTATAAACAtgaaggtgaaagggagaaacgtgtcaagaggaagatgTGTCAAGCCAAACCTtgtttccatctggaaattgaaagaacagatccagaataggtctataCAGTTACTACAGACCCACCACCATGGAAGGCAATCAAGCTTGGCCACAAGTGATAGTCTATGATGTTATGATGATAAAAATGAATAGAATATGGGAAAAATAACATTACTGGCAATTGTTTGAGCATACACTGCCCTTTAgtagttgtgttgttgttgctatcATATGGTTTTCcagtcaagatttgttcagagggattttgccttttccttcctctgaggctgagagagtgtaacttgcccatttggtggatttccatggctgagcagaggttCAAACTTTGGTCTCCTAGAGTTCTAGTcctatgctcaaaccactacaccgtgCTGTCTCTCACCATCCGATTGTGCAGATGGTAGAATTTCAGCTGGAATGACAAGCTCCATCTGCTAAAGTTCTCTTTTACATAACTGTCCTTTTTATATCTGGCCACCATATTTGAAAATAGACTtaattattgctttgcttttgcAGAGGTGGTCATCACTCGCCGTTTGAGAGACCGAGAGCTTCTCAGAAAAAGGAAagcagaagcagaggaaaaagACACTCACCAGTGGGTTCTGGGGTAAATTAGGATGTTGAAATTAACACTTTGTTTTAGCAGCAAAGGTGTCTGTTATTTTCCTTATGGGTATGGACTGCCTCTAAAAATGGGTTCTTTAGATATGTGCCTGGCAATCCCATgggtttcatagggttttcttggcaacttGGAATACTCGGAGATGGATTTGTCAGTGCCTTTCTCTGAGATAGAGTCAACATCACTTGGCATTCATTGGCGGTCatccatccaagtaccaaccaagctgaccctgcttatcttccaagattagacaggatctggtgcttttagaacagtggttcccaaccttttttcttttttttcttttttttttaccagggcccactttAATCAGGGCacactttgaccagggtccacttgaccatagcccactttgaccagggaccacattgatcagggaccatgttgaccagggactacattgaccagggaccactctccaacattagtaccaaaagagtttacaaatcagtttttggtggaCGTTAGAGtcggaaaattgcattgaatagaccacatcagtgggaccacggcccacaggttgagaaccactgttttataatattttgtctGTAATCCAGAATAAAATTGTTTTTCTGCTCCCTATGTTTGGAAGTTTATTCAgtcagaccccatctacactgctgtataatcaagTTTCTGAATCCGGATTATctttttgaagtggattatatagcagtggagactcatacaatccagttcaaagcagataatctggattcagaaattagATTAGATAGGCCCTAAGTGGAACTATCTTTCCCTCTACTGGTTAGTTCTATCTTTTCAGCTGAAACAAGCTCTGTCCAATTTGCTTTCATTCGTCCTCCTGCTATCTTGGTCTCTGTCTCTCCTCTTTCTAATTGTTTGTTATCTTATGCTGTCCTCCTCTCATTCACATTGTGATATAAAGTTCTTGGCATGTTCCcccttaaataatttaaaatattgaagCCAGAGGTGGCAAGGTTCTGTGTCAAGACATCCTGGATTCTGCAATGTATAAATTAGGAGTATAGAATAGATTTGTATTTCttatatacaaaataatttattttgtaaAAGTTTACTTTTTGCATGATTTATTTTGCTTGTAATAGTCTAAATTCAGACACTGTTTTCTGGCTTCTAGGATTTCATGAAGCATTGCCTGTGTGTTTTCAAGCATGGTTTTGCAAAATAAGAACTAGATGCTTTCAaagaacaaatcaaaacaaaatttaaattgCTTTGTTTAGCCCAAACAAAAaggtggttcccaacccttttttgaccagggaccacttgaaaagggaccactttgaccagggaccactctccaacattagtaccaaaagggttacgaatgaatttttggtcaactttagatttggtttggttatttggggtgccgattcagaaaattgcatcggttagaccacatcagctctagtttctgatacagaacatatgccacccagtagtcatcatctactcgcccacagaaaaccatatttaataatctagatctgatgtggtctagccaatgcaatggtcagctctgtggaaaggagcggaaataaaataaaataaataaataatgaggaaggaggttcatggaccagattttcgttctcgtggcccactgctgggccacggcccatAGGTTGTctttctttggatagcatagggaagggttaacaccactgttgtgtttcttttcctgtctgtgcccctgtttagaagatttcaacacactttctgcccctgtaagaatttgattttgaaaaaataggctttttgtggaaacaaagattggtgatgaagcttcagtggagacaccttttccccataatatttCTTCCAttggtgaatttcccttctgagtggtaaatttctctcactttctgttgtctcacccctgatcttaactatgagttgtttgtaagttggatgtttgtaacttggggactgcctgtattgagaTGCTGACAAGGAGCCAGCCACAAGTTCCCATTAATGTCCTCGCAAAGAGGGCCCTTTGCAACAATCTGTTAGCTCCCCATCCTTTTTTCCTTGATATGCCTTTCTGCCCTTTTTCAACAGGGATCAACAAAAGAGCAAACGGGCTCGGAGGGGGAGAGGGGCCGGGAGAGGCCGAGGGCGACGCCAGGCTGAAGAATCGCAGCCAGAGACACAGTCAGAGATACAAGTGGAGGTGGCAGAGGAAAAAGAGCCAGAGACACAGGCAACTCAGGTGGAAGAGAAAGCTCAAGTTACTCTGGTTTTCCCAGCAGAGACATCCATCCCTCTCTTGGAAGCTGAAGAGTCGTACACTCCACAGCAGGAGGCAGCTGAGCAAGCAACCCCTGCCGGAGACCACTTTTTCTCACCAGGTAAGGAATGTCCAGGAGCAAACCTCTCTTGTAGAGAAACTATCAAGTGATTGTGGAAAAAGTGATGTCTCTTCAatcctttagagcaggggtcctcacacTTTTGAggactggttcatggtccctcagacggTTGGGGGCCCAGAGTATAGTTtgaaaaatacataaacaaattcttatgcattcTGCAGATATCTATTTCTAGTGTGAAAAACccccacaaaagaacaatacaatattgaaaatgaagaacaatgttaaTCAACATGGAAAgtatgagcctgcttttggctgatgaaagagtcaagttaaataggattgttgttgtgttgtcaaaagcttacatggtcagaatcactgagttgttgtgttttccgggctgtatggccatgttccagaagccttctcgcctgatgtttcacccacatctatggcaggcaccctcagagattgtaaggtgttggaaactaggcaagtggggtttatatatataatcATCTAGAAAGAAAAATTGGACAAAttctataatatacaataaaacgTAGATGGTCAGTGGTGAAAGAAACCAGTTATCCCAAGGCTGATGAAGATCTGTGAAATAATAGAAATGAAGATACTACGGTGAGCAAGGAGAAATCATTGACCAGCTTTAAGCAAGATTGGGACACAGTCATTACTTTTTTCACAACCGTGAAGGGAGTAACTATTACCTGTGGGACTCATGAAGTAGTAGAGTGTTGCTTAAAGCAGATCACAAATAGAGTGGGCTGATAAATAAACATAACTATCATTAATAATAAGTATTAACAATAACAGATTACTATTTGATTGttatctgttgttattattattattattattattatattatattaataaaatattacttaatattaattattattaataataacaatgggtagcacccattattattaataataataacagataaCACTGgatatcagggccagttaacacttcccaacaaaggattaccccaggcaggaaacagccatgttttgaagctgccaggctattcagtgagGATAAAGCtagccaactgaaacattcacattcacctcaggcaggcaagagttctttctcccactggacattccacagatatataaacctcccttacttagttttctaatatacctcacaacctctgatgatgcctgccatagatgtgggtgaaacatcaggagagaatgcttctgtaacatggccatacagcccggaaaactcacaataaccaaggattgttgttgttgtgtactttcaagttgttccagacttaggacaaccctaactctaaagtttggggggggggatgcttgGAGAGCTGCATCtgacccacgggccttagtttggggacccctggtttagtgcAACTgttcagaagacatttatttacCATTGAACCCTAACTCCCTCCCTGGTTtgtttaattaaaatatatattctggATCACTTTATGCTAA
Protein-coding sequences here:
- the hemgn gene encoding hemogen isoform X1; translated protein: MASLEEDHSYSGNPQQPAASAEEYAVPEVVITRRLRDRELLRKRKAEAEEKDTHQWVLGDQQKSKRARRGRGAGRGRGRRQAEESQPETQSEIQVEVAEEKEPETQATQVEEKAQVTLVFPAETSIPLLEAEESYTPQQEAAEQATPAGDHFFSPGLEEIPRSEEPEIPKALGNDHLEQEFYGSF
- the hemgn gene encoding hemogen isoform X2, yielding MASLEEDHSYSGNPQQPAASAEEYAVPEVVITRRLRDRELLRKRKAEAEEKDTHQDQQKSKRARRGRGAGRGRGRRQAEESQPETQSEIQVEVAEEKEPETQATQVEEKAQVTLVFPAETSIPLLEAEESYTPQQEAAEQATPAGDHFFSPGLEEIPRSEEPEIPKALGNDHLEQEFYGSF